From the Ciona intestinalis chromosome 2, KH, whole genome shotgun sequence genome, one window contains:
- the LOC100179897 gene encoding cilia- and flagella-associated protein 47 isoform X3 produces the protein MEGDVVGIRISPPVVEFVDATINEVLTLNLVVQNVSKFSKRIRFHAPVTNKFKLHVTNPEKPVAPGLEIQASVEYFNDLAEDARDRIILSVDDDIIEIPLYAYTPTPLLDVEGPVDFGMVVANSRVLSQEVALINHGSLVGEFKVVYTGSKPIVITPSSGKVNPKTIQLIKVELVTDNPGDVNETASVQLEGMQDTKLQIKACIVEQSLQLLSQDKQSALSCVSFGPAYYGTDRIEPAYLFNNGPEPLKWVSVLEEGADGEEAGTDLTKSTAAMLATSPMERIRGRAYDILTSLITVLPNQGTIGPYQKIPVNFRFSPRFNSSSVGWEATEKPPPRQDFALFMKFEMVGSNDSFLSELENTNKKIEVAIRATAVPVLVNIQPSNTFDFGEILCGDHASALCTLTNESALLPLNIQCKKVAHFNATPVQTKIAPGKTQDIMLSFQPNQAGTFQPLQLLDVLGKVCIATKEEGGSEEVTRLRLTSFQTIPIQLVGTSIAIPKHREPKVNPGITPLVTNETGQFVDVTFDDINKVKGQLRTTIVNSANAKLHLQGGDKVKKALVAFPNDRAQSIRPSKRDEEYQTPFTRSKRHTYVDPDYAYTIEEENARKQHKDKYTHFLRECTDKRVRKEQTREYKEINNDKDLALKPADGLKPPKLNALEFETPVPYQISPLKEKHRLLTTRQLANEERKTATRPVTEGLNAVPTTYAEKQDCKRHLSPQDLHKVVIGPPTIDFGEVCLRSTNNKQLHIVNNLNHFIHVQVTIDCKELRQTSPLSQVIPAQSKAQFTLVFESNSVGKFQRSISYSVNRQHESHVLVLADIVPVALKLSSDFLELSSESGLPADAGYRSTVTLFNQRNYPAEFTWSPVLSDRGTAFSIRPATGTVEAFKDLKCEVVFHPSYFAPLEGEFHMQVHNGNSTSLKCLAKLGPTNVQFVERRILFGSIPLNMRSTRTALLHNTGHNHAMFYVINSNPFPGMTVTPVHGIVPVGGTAELKVVLLPNSVVKFDTWIQVNIRGWKTIDLRMGGTVEPPEVDIDVKSFKFHGVYCDSTVSMPFNLINHTTTRVKAEFDLTKFADFTLSYPEEEVDVDPNDQELMQPNRWCVHLTGLQTLPCVLTFHPTSVASYDFNLPVVINKTGAPSPTPSTFPPTPVPSEHHIITPRPIETAIPTPRRRVVATALRPILQLSCSRLDFSLPVSFMDMSIPDNAGGDRKQFTLTNKSDSPVTWEMDVTSAGNYLEDNAFSFVKPGGAWYPQDKVSGVIEPQQSTILTVIFCPKNVGSYVYNIPVILNGNKAKPYRHIYLNALLQAPTITFDPLALVLTPVPLSTAVYAEFNIIACGYNKQNNLKVEIPDVESDDGSTISCFALEFPNGPIIPAPTKTKPTDIKVTALLPCILTFSSDKPVSATVDLTLTDEAGRRFSIPVTATADNCVLTVYPFLAAHRNDHQIVCEQDKALRGPAQDVNSVSLGEAVLLPCISPHRPSTRGSTSATSSHFGTASSTFDESTNSPSESEFVHSSRDGAQPALPANSDTTGTSRHRVNVAKNATHDVASLNKGPVTNQRNTEDASAQRELISRSLGSAVFPFESSLEAHFHHEVLLAAQRWFSAHGWPGGLFPITVPQSLRRLVTRIPFDDEEIAARCGPPVTADNPKRNRMNFGGWDTSLKKDVKTIYDMLQHLCGRMVPGIPINQPLPRDPTERILQLHWQHSTLLTFLRGQGASVAAIRPEFLLTPRDYRRWVKIRERDAKKQDKVNGRVTVEPSEGGKSLDEKITLASNIHIEEELFESVSKRAWTDLLLQLFKVLVLSRIASSQASSTKLNKSIPTVNPDPLASNVYSTGERIVLAWLNHHYEIQRHLVWGDRALQPVEKSKGGEPPSRWVVNFDYDLLDGLVLASVVSAYCPWLIADHFSEMYTAPASPEQCLHNTLILVRSLRSAGIDYDIQATDITDPNPISLLLLCVYLYQNLPQYAPKSTVEFVGALHSIVRRQVRLNNPSSRPLTYIASIFGRDQNDFSLPGGNEVNVPPRGDVNLDVNFTSRLIRPAEAVLVLVGRRNSSSNSGSRLNGTVGSTLVFNMRTAVDDIHPINTVKGDSPCYEMKKIDLMVTNPFKQDGKFRIVLVESSDGPPSPLDIGQRGGVAKSAKKTLSSRIKSVKSRTDHGQPKESSPPPSPPPEERPVPDDLTRKTTDQGPTMTSQLTAFFCHECYISLEAGKSKVLQLDFLPFSIGRKYCSVLFVDEDVGEFLYAVEATSSLPLPSSVPFNSASQHSVRISSAAAAERGKGLFGGDERIIYWKCENNSTLQEKLLVPVTNEAKEKALRLAARQRMSKKEQERRILTGTLDSGSVTAAIAAMGLVDTEQYNDMRDSLSQFHPPSAPPRPRGTTFNVEASSEWFQAQPSIIIPSPMTFGPPPASEMKTSNAGPNDRQNDGTVPLEVRFSPKGPGHYPCDIILKSPGDVRVYRVECTVNPAGTTARFDFRTPAHQSVTQSIPIQNASNHDWELECLIDGKGFFGPSFMTAKAGQTTYFPLMFKPHCECSITGKLTIKNKSDGTEHLFNLRGIGGSPLSLDHIQLSCKCREDFKYTVSVPNFAPHKLNYKVVTDIPYLDGVTSVTVLKGQQADYNFVLSPWKQGLTKGVLAFVVEDAEKSKLVSKDESDSDKEEEDERTVESVTPAYLKPKKELDAMQSYRVWYSIEIDAKPSEPLGNLRFECPVQQMAYFDIPVRNPCGEILNFDVKVSGKALKGESEFSLRPRVPGSYQLKYSPCVVGTSEGSVFFCSEHTGEFWYKLELVCMPPPPTHLPAMDCQLGRWCRQLISMNNPTDDPMEVEATLTNDVNFSLDLPTSSIDLQQHPYFCVPPRSSLDVPIQFMPTSLGAHNHQATVILRSKQLGEAAYLINGRGLAPTPMEPVSVSAGVGSSTSLILPFRNPTDTTVIVDATICDHEQTMNGISSSILRNSITVDSVFCLLLKHTSNIQLEPKQSLDIPFTFSPDTMRRHEGALTISVRRKDGMPWPEETDGIEDLTGLNGQKIETVEQIRPISRTDDGRIEKIRWVFPIHGIPEVRSQETREALLQCQARSRIEERLEVTLTGAIPSSASAHSLTRLRAVTPLDKQRQAAQDGVVVEGHSVAEEFSYKIEFPDSESRQQLEQALAVSLVRKERDPHTGMVVLVFNLVFSPFRPLSHTVTLTVTAATGGVWSFPLAIRASEPPPDDVITVEAAGLGKGSTVSFVLFSHSRHPTPFNAYFVGGSDNEFIVTPESGELQPQGTNGTRLSVTFTPNMYGRSYKARLVVQTLDMQWTYDVKGVTPEYRVPKVQSAILTSTLARPRVLAQRPRVNYVRKNMKLNATAVSSPIKGIPLFQKHVESL, from the exons ATGGAAGGTGATGTAGTTGGCATCAGAATATCTCCACCTGTTGTGGAGTTTGTTGACGCAACGATCAATGAAGTTCTCACCTTAAACCTAGTCGTTCAAAACGTCAGTAAATTCAGCAAGAGAATAAGATTTCATGCACCAGTAACAAAT AAATTTAAGCTTCATGTAACCAACCCAGAGAAGCCAGTTGCTCCTGGCTTGGAAATTCAAGCATCagttgaatattttaatgatttgGCTGAAGATGCTCGGGACAGAATCATTCTTTCAGTTGATGATGACATAATTGAAATACCACTTTATGC TTACACCCCCACCCCTCTACTTGATGTGGAAGGACCAGTTGATTTTGGAATGGTGGTCGCCAACAGTCGCGTGTTGAGCCAGGAAGTTGCATTGATCAACCACGGATCTTTAGTCGGAGAATTCAAAGTGGTTTATACTGGATCCAAACCCATTGTTATCACTCCCTCCAGTGGTAAAGTAAATCCGAAAACAATCCAGTTGATCAAAGTGGAACTTGTGACGGATAATCCAGGAGATGTTAATGAAACAGCAAG TGTGCAATTGGAAGGAATGCAAGACACAAAGCTGCAAATTAAGGCCTGTATTGTGGAGCAATCATTGCAGCTTTTGTCTCAGGATAAGCAGTCTGCTTTGTCTTGTGTTTCATTTGGACCAGCATACTATGGCACAGATCGTATTGAACCAGCATATCTTTTCAATAACGGACCAGAACCATTAAAATGGGTGTCTGTGCTGGAGGAAGGGGCAGATGGGGAAGAAGCT GGAACAGATTTAACAAAATCAACAGCAGCCATGTTGGCAACATCACCCATGGAAAGAATCCGTGGTCGAGCCTACGATATTCTAACCTCACTTATTACTGTATTGCCAAACCAAGGAACTATTGGTCCTTACCAGAAAATTCCGGTCAATTTTAG atTTAGTCCACGTTTCAACAGCTCAAGTGTTGGATGGGAGGCGACAGAAAAACCTCCTCCTCGTCAGGATTTTGCTCTTTTCATGAAGTTTGAAATGGTCGGAAGCAATGACAGTTTTCTATCTGAATTAGAAAATa ctaacaaaaaaattgaagttGCAATTCGTGCAACAGCGGTGCCAGTGCTGGTAAACATTCAACCAAGCAATACCTTTGATTTTGGAGAG ATACTATGCGGTGACCATGCAAGTGCATTGTGTACTCTTACAAATGAGTCAGCACTTCTGCCACTAAACATACAATGTAAAAAGGTGGCTCATTTCAACGCAACTCCTGTGCAAACCAAGATAGCACCAGGCAAAACACAG GACATCATGTTGTCATTCCAACCAAACCAAGCAGGGACTTTTCAACCTCTTCAATTACTTGATGTCCTTGGGAAGGTTTGTATTGCAACGAAGGAAGAAGGCGGCTCAGAGGAAGTTACGCGATTAAGATTAACTTCATTCCAAACCATTCCCATTCAACTTGTTGGAACATCCATAGCCATTCCTAAGCACAGAGAACCCaa AGTGAACCCAGGTATAACACCACTGGTCACAAATGAAACTGGACAGTTTGTTGATGTTACATTTGATGACATTAACAAAGTGAAAGGGCAGCTTCGTACGACAATCGTTAATTCTGCCAATGCTAAGCTTCACTTGCAGGGAGGGGATAAAGTGAAAAAAGCTCTGGTTGCATTTCCCAATGATAG AGCTCAAAGTATCCGACCATCGAAGCGTGACGAGGAATATCAAACTCCGTTCACGCGAAGCAAGCGACACACGTATGTCGATCCTGATTACGCATACACCATTGAGGAGGAAAATGCTCGGAAGCAACATAAGGACAAGTACACCCACTTCCTACGTGAATGCACAGATAAAAGAGTCAGAAAGGAACAGACAAG AGAGTACAAAGAAATCAACAATGACAAGGACCTTGCTTTGAAACCTGCAGATGGTTTAAAGCCACCAAAGCTAAATGCACTTGAGTTTGAGACTCCAG tccCCTACCAAATCTCACCACTGAAAGAGAAACATCGCCTTTTAACCACACGTCAACTTGCGAATGAGGAGCGAAAAACAGCAACCCGTCCTGTTACTGAAGGTTTGAATGCCGTCCCAACAACATATGCTGAAAAACAGGATTGCAAAAGACACTTGTCACcacag GATTTGCACAAAGTAGTGATTGGACCACCAACAATAGATTTTGGTGAAGTTTGTCTTCGttcaacaaacaacaaacaactcCACATTGTAAACAATCTCAACCACTTTATTCATGTACAA GTAACTATTGACTGCAAGGAACTACGACAGACGTCTCCACTTTCACAAGTGATACCAGCTCAGTCCAAAGCTCAGTTTACCCTCGTGTTTGAATCAAACAGTGTTGGAAAGTTTCAACGTTCAATCAG TTACTCTGTGAATCGTCAGCATGAAAGCCATGTGTTAGTGCTTGCTGATATCGTGCCTGTGGCATTGAAGTTATCTTCCGATTTTCTCGAGCTGTCATCAGAATCAGGTCTACCAGCAGATGCAGGATACAG ATCAACTGTGACTTTGTTTAACCAACGAAACTACCCTGCAGAGTTCACCTGGTCTCCTGTATTAAGTGACAGGGGAACAGCATTCTCAATACGCCCTGCTACGGGAACTGTGGAAGCTTTTAAAGATCTAAAATGCGAG GTTGTTTTCCACCCAAGTTATTTTGCACCGTTAGAAGGTGAGTTTCACATGCAAGTTCACAATGGAAATTCAACTTCACTGAAATGCTTGGCCAAGCTTGGTCCAACCAATGTTCAG TTTGTAGAAAGAAGAATATTGTTTGGAAGTATTCCTCTTAACATGAGATCCACTCGAACTGCATTGCTTCATAACACTGGCCACAACCATGCTATGTTTTATGTGATAAACTCAAACCCTTTCCCTGGAATGACTGTGACTCCTGTGCATGGAATAGTCCCAGTTGGTGGGACCGCCGAACTCAAG GTTGTTCTTCTCCCCAACTCTGTAGTGAAGTTTGACACATGGATTCAAGTGAATATAAGAGGATGGAAAACAATTGACTTACGAATGGGAGGAACTGTAGAACCACCTGAAGTTGATATTGATGTGAAG TCATTCAAGTTTCATGGAGTATATTGTGATTCCACTGTCTCGATGCCTTTCAATCTCATCAACCACACAACCACTCGTGTTAAAGCTGAGTTTGACCTCACAAAGTTTGCAGACTTTACTCTTTCTTACCCAGAAGAAGAAGTGGATG ttgatCCAAATGACCAGGAGTTAATGCAACCAAACAGATGGTGTGTTCATCTAACTGGACTCCAAACCTTGCCTTGTGTGTTGACATTCCATCCTACTTCT GTTGCGTCATACGATTTCAATCTCCCTGTAGTAATCAACAAGACTGGCGCTCCAAGCCCAACCCCAAGCACTTTCCCCCCAACCCCTGTACCATCGGAACATCACATTATTACCCCAAGGCCAATAGAAACTGCGATACCCACCCCGCGTAGACGTGTAGTGGCAACCGCACTTCGTCCAATCTTACAGCTGTCATGCTCAAG GTTGGATTTTTCCCTTCCAGTTTCTTTCATGGACATGAGCATTCCAGATAACGCTGGTGGTGATCGTAAACAATTCAcattaacaaataaaagtgaTTCTCCAGTTACCTGGGAGATGGATGTAACATCAGCTGGAAATTACCTTGAAGACAATGCATTTTC GTTTGTGAAGCCAGGAGGTGCCTGGTATCCACAAGACAAAGTTAGTGGCGTAATTGAACCACAACAGTCTACCATCCTTACTGTTATATTCTGCCCTAAAAATGTGGGAAGCTACGTTTACAATATACCTGTgattttaaatggaaataaaGCAAAACCTTACAG ACACATATACTTGAATGCCCTTCTTCAAGCACCCACCATCACATTTGATCCACTTGCATTAGTTCTAACCCCTGTCCCTCTATCCACTGCTGTATATGCTGAGTTCAATATCATTGCTTGTGGCTACAACAA acaaaacaatttaaaagttgAGATACCAGATGTAGAGTCAGATGACGGATCAACCATCTCATGTTTTGCACTCGAGTTTCCAAATGGACCTATTATTCCTGCTCCAACTAAAACTAAACCAACAG acaTTAAAGTAACAGCCTTGCTTCCTTGCATTCTAACTTTCAGTTCCGATAAACCAGTTTCTGCCACTGTGGATTTAACATTGACTGATGAAGCTGGCAGAAG ATTTAGCATCCCAGTCACAGCCACTGCTGACAACTGCGTGCTTACAGTTTATCCTTTTCTCGCTGCTCATAGAAATGACCACCAGATAGTTTGTGAGCAAGACAAAGCACTTAGAGGACCAGCACAAGATGTTAACTCAG TCAGTCTCGGTGAAGCAGTATTGTTGCCGTGTATTTCTCCCCACCGGCCTTCCACACGAGGGAGCACAAGTGCCACGAGTTCTCATTTCGGAACTGCATCGTCAACATTTGATGAGTCAACAAACTCTCCTTCAg AATCGGAGTTTGTGCATAGTTCAAGAGATGGTGCTCAACCAGCGTTACCAGCCAACAGTGACACCACTGGTACATCTCGTCACAGAGTTAACGTCGCAAAGAATGCAACGCATGATGTTGCTTCACTCAACAAA GGCCCAGTAACAAACCAACGAAACACAGAAGATGCCTCTGCACAACGAGAACTTATCTCTCGTTCCCTTGGTTCGGCCGTCTTCCCATTTGAAAGTTCATTGGAAGCTCACTTTCATCATGAAGTATTGCTCGCCGCCCAACGTTGGTTTTCAGCGCATGGTTGGCCCGGTGGTCTCTTCCCTATCACTGTTCCACAATCACTAAGACG TCTTGTTACTCGAATCCCATTTGATGACGAGGAGATAGCTGCTCGCTGTGGCCCTCCAGTGACTGCAGACAACCCCAAAAGAAATCGGATGAATTTTGGAGGTTGGGACACCAGCTTGAAGAAAGATGTGAAGACAATTTATGACATGCTTCAACATTTATGTGGAAG AATGGTTCCTGGCATCCCAATCAACCAACCATTACCACGAGATCCAACCGAACGTATTCTTCAACTACATTGGCAACATTCAACTCTTCTTACTTTTCtaag AGGCCAAGGTGCATCAGTGGCAGCCATTCGTCCCGAGTTTCTTTTAACCCCACGTGATTACCGTCGTTGGGTCAAAATCAGGGAGCGTGACGCAAAAAAGCAGGACAAAGTAAATGGACGAGTGACTGTAGAACCTTCAGAAGGTGGGAAATCTTTAGATGAAAAGATAACGCTTGCTTCCAACATCCATATTGAAGAAGAACTTTTTGAGTCAGTCTCAAAACGGGCGTGGACAGATTTACTGCTCCAGCTCTTCAAG GTCTTAGTGTTGTCAAGGATTGCCTCAAGCCAAGCAAGCAGCACAAAACTGAACAAAAGTATTCCAACGGTGAACCCCGACCCGTTAGCAAGCAATGTATACAG CACTGGTGAACGAATTGTTCTAGCATGGCTCAACCATCATTATGAGATACAACGCCATTTAGTGTGGGGGGATAGGGCTTTACAACCTGTGGAGAAAAGCAAAGGTGGAGAACCTCCATCTAGATGGGTCGTCAACTTTGATTACGATCTCTTGGATGGCCTCGTGCTTGCTTCTGTTGTGTCTGCTTACTGTCCGTGGCTG ATTGCTGATCACTTCAGTGAGATGTACACAGCCCCTGCCAGTCCTGAGCAGTGTCTGCACAACACACTAATCCTAGTGAGATCACTTAGAAGTGCCGGCATTGATTACGATATTCAAGCAACTGACATAACCGACCCAAACCCCATCTCTTTATTGTTG TTATGTGTTTATCTGTATCAAAACCTTCCACAATATGCTCCTAAATCAACAGTTGAGTTTGTTGGTGCGCTTCACTCTATTGTTCGCAGACAG GTTCGTTTAAACAACCCAAGTTCACGACCTCTAACGTACATTGCTTCAATATTCGGGCGTGATCAGAATGATTTCAGCTTACCTGGTGGAAATGAAGTCAATGTACCTCCCAG AGGAGATGTAAACTTGGATGTGAACTTCACAAGTCGATTGATTCGGCCCGCAGAAGCTGTGCTTGTGTTGGTTGGAAGACGAAACTCAAGTTCCAACTCTGGTTCGAGACTGAACGGGACCGTGGGTTCAACTCTTGTGTTCAACATGCGGACTGCTGTGGATGATATTCACCCCATAAATACTGTGAAAGGGGATTCTCCATGTTATGAGATGAAGAAGATTGATCTCATG GTAACCAACCCATTTAAACAAGATGGAAAATTCCGGATTGTTCTGGTTGAATCCAGTGATGGACCTCCATCTCCGCTCGACATCGGGCAAAGGGGAGGTGTAGCGAAGAGTGCCAAGAAAACTTTGTCGTCTAGGATAAAAtcg GTCAAATCACGAACTGACCACGGCCAACCAAAAGAATCCTCCCCACCACCAAGCCCTCCTCCAGAAGAACGACCTGTTCCTGATGACCTCACAAGGAAGACAACAGACCAAGGcccaactatgacatcacaattgaCAGCATTCTTCTGCCATGAATGCTACATTTCTCTGGAGGCTGGAAAATCTAAAGTTTTACAG TTGGATTTCCTTCCATTCAGcattggaagaaaatattgCTCCGTGCTCTTCGTGGATGAGGATGTGGGCGAGTTCCTCTATGCAGTTGAAGCAACATCCAGTCTTCCTCTTCCTTCATCCGTTCCATTCAACTCTGCTTCTCAACATTCAGTCCGGATTTCAAGTGCAGCCGCGGCAGAGAGag GTAAAGGTTTGTTTGGCGGCGACGAGCGAATTATTTACTGGAAATGTGAAAACAATTCAACTCTGCAAGAAAAGCTTTTGGTTCCTGTTACAAATGAAGCAAAAGAAAAAGCTCTTAGATTGGCTGCGAGACAGAGGATGTCGAAAAAAGAACAAGAAAGAAGGATTTTAACAG GAACGTTGGATAGTGGTAGTGTTACAGCAGCAATTGCTGCTATGGGGTTAGTTGACACTGAGCAGTACAACGACATGCGTGACTCCCTTTCCCAATTTCACCCTCCATCTGCCCCACCACGGCCCCGAGGAACCACTTTTAATGTGGAAGCATCTTCTGAATGGTTCCAGGCCCAACCCTCAATTATAATTCCGTCCCCAATGACATTTGGACCGCCCCCAGCATCAGAGATGAAAACAAGTAATGCTGGACCTAATGACAGACAG AATGATGGTACCGTTCCATTAGAAGTGAGATTTTCACCAAAAGGTCCCGGGCACTACCCGTGTGACATCATCCTCAAGTCACCCGGTGATGTCCGTGTATACAGGGTGGAATGCACTGTGAACCCCGCAGGGACGACGGCGCGTTTCGATTTCCGCACTCCCGCTCATCAGAGCGTAACACAGAGCATTCCTATC caAAATGCATCAAACCATGATTGGGAATTAGAATGTCTGATTGATGGCAAAGGTTTCTTTGGGCCAAGTTTTATGACAGCAAAGGCAGGACAGACAACATATTTTCCCCTCATGTTCAAACCTCATTGTGAATGTTCAATTACTGGCAAGCTCACCAttaaaaacaa ATCTGATGGCACTGAACATCTGTTTAACTTGCGAGGGATTGGCGGAAGTCCTCTGTCTCTTGATCACATTCAACTCAGTTGCAAATGCCGAGAGGATTTTAAATACACGGTGTCTGTACCAAACTTTGCACCACACAAGCTCAACTATAAAGTTGTCACTGATATTCCTTACTTGGATGGTGTGACTTCTGTTACTGTGTTGAAG GGCCAGCAAGCGGATTACAATTTCGTTCTGTCTCCATGGAAACAAGGATTAACAAAAGGAGTTCTCGCTTTCGTTGTGGAGGATGCTGAGAAATCAAAGTTGGTGAGCAAAGATGAGAGTGACTCGGATAAAGAAGAGGAAGATGAAAGAACTGTTGAGTCCGTCACGCCAGCGTATCTCAAACCAAAGAAGGAACTAGATGCTATGCAGAGTTATAG AGTTTGGTATTCAATTGAAATAGATGCTAAACCATCGGAACCACTTGGAAATCTAAGGTTTGAATGTCCAGTGCAACAAATGGCATATTTCGATATCCCAGTCAGAAACCCATGCGGGGAAATTCTCAACTTTGAT GTTAAAGTATCAGGTAAAGCATTGAAAGGAGAATCTGAGTTTTCACTTCGACCTAGAGTTCCTGGTTCTTATCAACTCAAATACTCTCCATGTGTGGTTGGTACCAGTGAAGGGTCCGTGTTCTTCTGCAGTGAGCATACCGGTGAATTCTGGTATAAACTGGAGTTGGTGTGCATGCCCCCACCACCAACCCACCTGCCCGCTATGGATTGTCAGCTTG GTCGATGGTGTCGTCAACTTATCTCGATGAACAATCCAACTGATGATCCCATGGAGGTGGAGGCCACCCTCACCAATGATGTCAACTTCTCTCTTGATCTTCCAACCTCCAGCATTGATCTTCAGCAACATCCATATTTCTGTGTTCCTCCCAGATCATCATTGGATGTTCCCATTCAATTCATGCCAACATCACTTGGAGCTCACAACCACCAAGCTACAG TAATTCTCCGAAGCAAGCAGCTTGGAGAAGCCGCTTACCTCATAAATGGTCGTGGTTTGGCCCCAACACCCATGGAACCTGTCAGTGTGAGCGCCGGTGTGGGTTCAAGCACCTCACTCATATTACCTTTCCGAAATCCAACAGACACCACTGTGattgttgatgcaacaatatgTGACCATGAACAAACAATGAATGGAATATCAAGCTCAATTCTaag GAACAGTATAACTGTGGATTCAGTATTCTGTCTCCTACTGAAGCACACAAGCAACATTCAATTGGAACCAAAACAGTCGCTTGACATTCCATTCACTTTCTCACCTGATACA atgCGAAGACATGAAGGAGCGCTAACAATCTCTGTTAGAAGGAAGGATGGAATGCCATGGCCTGAAGAAACAGATGGAATAGAAGACTTGACAG GTTTAAATGggcaaaaaattgaaacagttGAACAAATTCGACCGATCAGCAGAACCGATGACGGTCGAATAGAAAAAATAAGATGGGTATTCCCCATACATGGGATTCCAGAAGTTCGTTCCCAAGAAACCAGAG AGGCATTACTTCAATGTCAAGCTCGTAGTCGAATTGAAGAACGACTTGAAGTAACTCTCACAGGTGCCATACCAAGCTCTGCATCGGCTCATAGTCTTACTAGGTTACGAGCGGTCACACCACTTGATAAACAACGACAAGCAGCACAGGATGGCGTGGTGGTGGAAG GTCATTCAGTAGCAGAGGAGTTCtcgtataaaatagaatttcCCGACTCAGAATCTCGTCAGCAGCTTGAACAAGCTTTAGCTGTAAGTTTGGTTCGTAAGGAAAGAGACCCACACACAGGGATGGTGGTGCTGGTGTTTAACCTTGTTTTTTCACCATTTAGACCATTAAG CCATACTGTTACTCTGACGGTAACAGCAGCAACAGGAGGGGTATGGAGTTTCCCTCTCGCCATTCGTGCATCTGAACCACCTCCTGATGATGTGATTACTGTGGAAGCTGCAGGATTAGGAAAAGGTTCAACTGTCAGCTTTGTGCTTTTCAGCCACTCCAG GCACCCGACTCCATTCAACGCTTACTTTGTCGGTGGTAGTGACAATGAATTTATCGTGACGCCAGAATCAGGCGAGCTGCAGCCACAAGGAACGAATGGAACCAGACTTTCTGTTACCTTCACCCCAAATATGTATGGAAGGTCTTATAAAGCAAGGCTGGTGGTTCAG aCTTTAGATATGCAGTGGACCTATGACGTTAAAGGGGTTACTCCCGAGTACCGCGTGCCTAAGGTCCAGTCGGCGATTCTTACGTCGACGCTTGCACGCCCTCGTGTGTTGGCCCAGCGTCCCAGGGTAAACTACGTTCGGAAAAACATGAAATTAAATGCTACAGCCGTCTCCTCGCCCATCAAGGGAATTCCACTGTTCCAGAAACATGTTGAAAGTTTGTAA